A region of Dictyostelium discoideum AX4 chromosome 1 chromosome, whole genome shotgun sequence DNA encodes the following proteins:
- a CDS encoding RNA recognition motif-containing protein RRM — translation MFGGLYDDIHNDDEDELNTLKNNNNNNNNNNNNNNNNNNNNNNNNNNNNNNNNNNNNNINNNENNSQGSSEKNNPVVNNNSNINNVAKIPPKLLQAQALRVKAQQKRQPIKSIQTNTDKQIKPNLQQQQQQQQQNQHQQQQQQQQQHQQHQQHQQHQQQHQQHQQQTSITDILFNDFQEEDDKILNEYDPFIPNDYDKILKEKERIEQERLNKFQSQQQQQIPQRIRNDQIQQQQQQQQQQQQQQQQQQQQQQQQQQLQQKQQEQQLQQSIEIQYSKVPTKILLLLNITTRSEIDSELEEDMLDEFKKYGKVNRVVIHPITNQEQVRIFIYFDDVNSTRDALSQMNNRYFAKRKVEAHYYKENLFFKNKLDP, via the coding sequence ATGTTTGGTGGTTTATATGATGACATCcacaatgatgatgaagacgAACTtaatactttaaaaaataacaataataataataataataataataataataataataataataataataataataataataataataataataataataataataataataataataataacaatataaataataatgaaaataatagtcAAGGTTCttcagaaaaaaataatcctgtagtgaataataatagtaatattaataatgtagCTAAAATACCCCCAAAATTACTTCAGGCACAGGCATTGAGAGTTAAAGCCCAACAGAAAAGGCAACCTATCAAATCTATTCAAACAAATACGGACAAGCAAATAAAACCCaatttacaacaacagcaacaacagcaacaacaaaaccaacaccagcaacaacagcaacaacagcaacaacatcaacaacatcaacaacatcaacaacatcaacaacaacatcaacaacatcaacaacaaacttCAATTAcagatatattatttaatgattttcaagaagaagatgataaaattttaaatgaatatgACCCTTTCATACCAAATGACtatgataaaattttaaaagaaaaagaaagaatagAACAAGAAAGACTTAATAAATTCCAAtctcaacaacagcagcaaatTCCACAAAGAATTAGGAAtgatcaaattcaacaacaacaacaacaacaacaacaacaacaacaacaacaacaacaacaacaacaacaacaacaacaacaacaacaattacaacaaaaacaacaagaacaacaactacaacaatcAATAGAGATTCAATATTCAAAAGTACCaactaaaatattattattattaaatataactACTAGAAGTGAAATCGATTCAGAGTTGGAAGAGGATATGTtagatgaatttaaaaaatatggtAAAGTTAACAGGGTTGTTATACATCCAATCACCAATCAAGAACAAGTTAGAATTTTCATATATTTCGACGATGTAAACTCAACAAGAGATGCCCTATCACAAATGAATAATAGATACTTTGCTAAAAGAAAAGTTGAAGCTCACTattataaagaaaatttattctttaaaaataaattagatccttaa
- a CDS encoding cyclin-like F-box containing protein, protein MEQHNINIIKEKGDVGDIYFKISNNLIIVKEIVSNLDVLDLVGIQYVCKQWNSIATSNVIWLEAICKHLLTVYCLMYSVEDGHLYSSQYSKIESIIIKNNCNNINNNGNNYCNLVKKYQQIDSVENFKKVFGCDFSTNRVQISKVLTKTSPLLPQNHYKTVFMKLFYQYYQAIVLVDKHREFFKQKIFCSSFDIIFPNIFILPNSNFLNNNSTFITNSINSTSLTNSTNLTNSTNSTNSTNSTNNLNTNTGFYNTLDDLTRISSPVYSQFSLYKTNFKQRELYFKSNGKNKNKKTTLFFLLLNNKKNQLQDNQNFNSYSVSTEFILFDPFDNESNESNEINNNNNNNNNNNNNNNNNNNNNNNNNNNNNNNNDNSNNNNNNNNNNNNNKNNYCDGDDKIKSISSLKSVQFKVEIFVNYKLSNRSITEISSNCKFKLNDYSNLNFIDFNCNEDNDNQNNIQNNTQNNTQNNTQNNKNNKNNQNNQNNWIELYKFNVNLKENNGKDGVFIGGFSNNDNNFKKNENKSSNNYMISQYESPGEFSSIHFPVNSFKTKQIGKFLRVKGSEIINTISAVLEHRKFEIPQPKKALLLNYQLTLDLFISEFYTNKLLFGDHKNFPGIFNFDHLNCIGFSLLKLIYINDEIILCNGYNVVDGGQIKKEMTIDILGDLYFICSDIKKSNNGTFYELSLTVSDFKFIDKPIEINTSVIANSSGNSSGCGNGDASNCGLLFSVSFIENSILKLLNLKHLITIACDDKLKKSKTLVSTLQLLLFIWRLNQFINVVLVDNDKFKFIFANQQTDHSFTKKFKKRLNSPVLPKNNENHNRSNKKLK, encoded by the exons atggAACAacataatataaatattataaaagaaaaaggggatgttggtgatatttattttaaaattagtaacaatttaataattgtaaaggAGATAGTATCAAATTTAGATGTATTAGATTTAGTTGGTATTCAATATGTTTGTAAACAATGGAATTCAATTGCAACGTCCAATGTAATTTGGTTAGAGGCAATATGTAAACATCTACTTACAGTTTATTGTTTAATGTACTCTGTAGAGGATGGCCATTTATATTCCTCtcaatattcaaaaattgaatcgataataataaaaaataattgtaataatatcaacaacaacggCAACAACTATTGTAATTTGGTTAAAAAGTATCAACAAATAGATAgtgttgaaaattttaaaaaagtttttggaTGCGACTTTTCAACAAATAGAGTTCAAATTTCAAAGGTATTAACTAAAACATCACCACTTTTACCACAAAACCATTATAAAACTGTAtttatgaaattattttatcaatattaccaAGCAATAGTTTTGGTTGATAAACATAGAGAATTTttcaaacaaaaaatattttgttcAAGTTTTGATATCATTTttccaaatatttttatcttaccaaattcaaactttttaaataataattcgaCATTTAtaacaaattcaataaattcaacaagtttaacaaattcaacaaatttaacaaattcaacaaattcaacaaattcaacaaattcaacaaataatttaaatacgAATACAGGCTTTTATAATACATTAGATGATTTAACAAGAATATCATCACCTGTATACTCTCAATTTAGTTtatataaaacaaattttaaacaaagagagttatattttaaatctaatggaaagaataaaaataaaaaaacaactttattttttttacttttaaataataaaaaaaatcaattgcaagataatcaaaattttaatagttaTTCAGTTTCAACAGagtttatattatttgatccatttgataatgaaagtAATGAAAGTAATGaaattaacaataacaataacaataacaataacaataacaataacaataacaataacaataacaataacaataacaataacaataacaataacaataacaatgacaatagcaataacaataacaataacaataacaataacaacaacaataaaaataattattgtgatggagatgataaaattaaatcgatatcatcattaaaatctGTCCAATTCAAAGTTGAAATTTTCGTTAActataaattatcaaatcgTTCGATCACTGAAATTTCttcaaattgtaaatttaaattaaatgattatagtaatttaaactttatagattttaattgtaatgaagataatgataatcaaaataatattcaaaataatactCAAAATAATACTCAAAATAAtactcaaaataataaaaataataaaaataatcaaaataatcaaaacaattggattgaattatataaatttaatgtaaatttaaaagaaaataatggtAAAGATGGTGTATTTATAGGTGGTTttagtaataatgataataattttaaaaagaatgaaaacaAATCCAGCAACAATTATATGATTTCTCAATATGAATCACCTGGAGAGTTTTCATCGATTCACTTTCCAgtcaattcatttaaaacaaaacaaatcgGTAAGTTTCTAAGGGTTAAAGGTtcagaaattattaatacaaTAAGTGCAGTTTTAGAGCACCGAAAGTTTGAAATTCCTCAACCAAAGAAAGCTttgttattaaattatcaattgactttagatttatttatttctgaattttatacaaataaattactATTTGGTGATCATAAAAATttt ccaggaatttttaattttgatcatttaaattgtattggattttcattattaaaattaatatatattaatgatgaaattattttatgtAATGGATATAATGTTGTAGATGGAGGACAAATTAAAAAGGAGATGACAATTGATATATTGGGCGATCTTTATTTCATATGTTCCGATATtaagaaatcaaataatgGAACATTTTATGAACTATCACTAACTGTATctgattttaaattcattgataaaccaattgaaattaatacaaGTGTTATAGCCaatagtagtggtaataGTAGTGGATGTGGTAATGGTGATGCAAGTAATtgtggattattattttctgtctcttttattgaaaattcaattttaaaacttttaaatcttAAACACCTAATAACAATTGCATGcgatgataaattaaaaaagtcaAAAACATTGGTTTCAACTTtacaactattattattcatttggAGGTTAAATCAATTCATTAATGTTGTTTtagttgataatgataaatttaaatttatttttgcaAATCAACAAACTGATCATTCTTTcaccaaaaaatttaaaaaaaggttaaatTCTCCTGttttaccaaaaaataatgaaaatcatAATAGatctaataaaaaattaaaataa